ACCAGGCAAAGGAGCACAGATGCGGCCAGGGTATAAAAGAAACGTTGCACTGTCAGTTCCCCTGAAGTAATTTCGTCGAATCAGGAATTAAATGTCTTTAGAAAATCTTCGTTGTTCCTGGTTGAGCGCATGTGTTCCAGCAGACGCTCCATGGCTTCCACGGGGGGATCGTCGCCTAACACCTTGCGCAGTATCCAAACCTTATTGAGTTCATCCTGCGTAAGCAGTAGTTCTTCACGGCGGGTACCGGACCTGTTCACGTCAATTGCCGGGTAGATCCTCCTGTCTGCTATCTTCCTGTCCAGCACAAGTTCCATATTGCCTGTACCCTTAAACTCTTCAAAAATAACCTCATCCATCCGTGAGTTTGTTTCAACAAGTGCAGTTGCAATGATGGTTAGCGAACCTCCTTCTTCCACGTTCCGGGCAGCGCCAAAGAACCTCTTTGGCCGGTGCAGTGCGTTTGCATCAACGCCACCCGATAGCAGTTTGCCACTTTGGGGAATCACGGTATTGTGTGCCCGTGCCAGACGTGTAATAGAGTCCAGCAGGATTACAACATCCTGTTTGGTTTCTACCAGCCGTTTTGCTTTTTCCAGAACAATCTCGGCAACGTGCACGTGCCGCTCCGGCGGCTCATCGAACGTGGACGCAACGACTTCGGCAGCTACTGATCGCTGCATATCGGTCACTTCTTCCGGACGCTCATCAATAAGCAGAACAATCAGCTTTACTTCAGGGTGGTTCCGGGATATAGCATTTGCGAGTTTCTGCAGCAGGATGGTTTTACCTGCCTTTGGGGGGCTTACGATGAGACCCCGCTGTCCCTTCCCGATTGGACTAATAAGGTCAATTACGCGGGTACTAAACTCGTTCTGTGCTGTTTCAAGCTTCAGGCGCGACTGTGGGTACAACGGTGTCAGTGATTCAAAGACACGTTTGGTGCGTTGCTCAGTGAAGGGTTCGTAGTTAATTGCCTCAATACGAACCATGGCGGCAAACCGCTCACCGTCCCGTGGCTGACGTATATGAGCCTTGAGCGTGTCGCCGGTACGAAGTCCGTATCGTCGCACGGCTGAGGGGCTTACGTACACATCTTCAGTGGACGGTAGGTAGTTGTATGCCGGCGATCGCAAAAAGGCATATCCATCAGGCAGCACCTCGATAACACCGGTAAATACCTGTGTTGCATCACGCTGAGCTTCTTTCATCAGTCGTGCATTCTCAGCCTCAGTGATTTTATTGATGAGGTCCTGCTTACGAAGATCACTGGTGTATTCAATGCCAATCTGAGCGGCTATCTCGATGAGCTGGGCAATTTTCTTGGATTTGAGGCCTGCCAGATCAATGGCAATTGCAGGGGGCTCGGGGGTGATGGATTCAGGTGTTTCCTGTGCCAGTTCTTTTTGCTCTCTTTGGTCCCGTTGATCTCTTTGATCACGGTAGCCACGCTGGTCGCGATAACCGCGTCCACGGTTACCACGATACGGATATTGCCGTTGTGCCATGCATTCCTAATGCAGAATTAATAAAAACAACTAATAAGAAAAATGGAGTGTTCTTAGGGGTAGGGTATGGGATTGCTGCTTGCGGAGCCAGCTCTGATGGTGCTCCGTTTTGGACCGGTACGAAAATGCCAAGAAGAAGTGTAACCTGCAAGAAGAAAATTTTACTGATGGCGTTGACTGATACGTGAACCATGATAGCGCAACCACGGGTACAAGACCCATAACGCTGTACACTTTGCCATAGCCCCCTGGAAAATCACGCCACGGGCGAGCCGGAAAACCAGCCGGGATCTTAGTCCGTAACCAGGAAATAGCGGGTGGTCATCGTTGAGCCGGTTTGTATTTGCAGACAGTATAGGCCTGCGGCTATAGTGGGCGGTATGGTATATTCTTGCTGACACATGCCAATACCGATGCGCTCACCGGTAGCGCTGATCAGCCATGCCTGTCCGGTGGGTAGGGGGCTTAGACGTCCGCCTCTCCGTACCTGCACGAACTCCATTGGTGAGCGTTCAGCATCTTCATCAACACCGGAAGGGATAACGGGTATATTGTGGAAGGTAAGGACGCCAACACCGGTTTCATCGTAAATCCACGGCCCCTGATAGTATTCATTTTTATCGTTAAACCTGTCCGGTATGTAGCTTACAGTGGATACCCGAATACTGTCCGGCGGATCTAAATGAATATTGTTACCGGTCAGCCATACGGTATCGGGGTGGACGGCTTCGTTACCGTTAAAGAAGAATGCTGATGGAAGACTGTCGGCACCGGGAACAGATGGCACCAGCATGACGGCATAATCAGTGGTAATGGTAACAGTGTTGGTTTCGGGGTCAATAACGGCACGCCGTACATCGGGGGCACGCGATGCAGGGCTGGTAATTCCGTTCTCAATGTCCCTAAACAACCTGAACAGCTGATCGCCCAGCTCCCAGTATCCATCATTGCGGTAATGGCAATTGTCGTGTCCTGGCAACCCGCATGCAGAATGGACGATGATATCTGAATAACGCTGCTGCAACTTCCGCTGATCGTCGCGCAGCCTGGCGTGTTCTGTTCCACCACACCCGGTGTGAATCTGTACAACAACGATGTGTTCCAGATTGGGTAAATCCTTTTTCCATTCGTCATATAGTTTACTAAAGAGGGCGGAATAGTCGTCCGAGCCACTGTTTGACTCACCCTGATACCAGAACAGCCACCGTATGTGATTTCGCATCCTGCTTTTTTCAAGCCGGTACAACCAAGATCCGTAAATCGTATTCATGTTGTAGCGGTTTTCTTCATTCGGAAAGTGTTGCTCAATCCGGGTACCGCCAACAGCCCCGTTAATTACACATGTTGGCAGGTTCATGTTTCCGGCGATATTGTTCTGTAAGCGCAAACCCCAGGATCCTACATGACCGCCACGCCCGTTCGAAGCTGACTGGCTGACCGAGAAAAGTGTATCGGCACGACGTTGGCTAAAGTTCATGCCAAACGTGCGCACAAAGGCCGAGGGTACTTGGGTCAGATCACTATAAATACAATTCGACTGTCCTTCGATTGCCATCGGAATTCCACAAACAATGTGATCAGCATCGATGATACGCTGCAGAGAGTCCGACCCCACAGCCATGCCTACCAGGTGATAGTCATGCAGGCCGGCAGCAAGTGTGCGTTCGAAATCAAATTCGGCACTGGTGTCCAACGCGAATGTCCAGGATTCAATCGGAATACCGGTACTGTCAAGAGTAAACACGATTTTGTGTATGGTAGAATCAATGATACGGCCCTTAACACGAAGATTCTCGCCAACGGGAATTAACTCGTACGGCCTTGGTTCCCACTCCCAAAGAACAACCGGAGCGGGTGGGTTGGGTGCATGCGGGATGGAGTACCTGGAATGGATATCGGATTCCAGTTTGCTTCGTTCCTGCTCAGTAAGAAGCCGATTGTAAAGCACAACCTCGGCGATGTCGCCCCAAAAAAAGTTTGCACCCGCGTACGCACCGATATAGCAAACCGAGTCAGTGTTGACGGGGATTTCCGTAGCGTCGGCCAGCTTATTGTTAATACTGATGCGCACCATGGAAGGCTCTGCCGAATACTCTACACGGATTACCGAAGGCCCCGTCATGGCAATACTGCTAATTCCCTGCAGCGAGAAATTACCACCATGAAGAACTCGCGGATATGGTGTGTTGGCCAGGTAGAGGGCACGGCTGATACCAGAAAAAAGATTGTTCGATGCTGCCTTGCCATCCCAACGCGCGACGACGTAGAGGGTGTAGTCCGACATGGTTGGAAATATCGACGGACCTATAAGATATCCGTTATTCGAAAACCGCACTGCAGGCCTGCCATTCATGGCATCGTGTACGAGCAACGGTGCTTCACCAGTCAGACCAGGGAGGAATGTGACACGGCCCGAGACAGATTGCCAACTGTTCACACTGCCCGATGCCGTTGTGGTAACCAGACTGTCGGCCCTGACATAGATAACTGCCGGTTGTGCAATACCCCGATGGATACTGCCAACGTAAACAACAACACATAATCCACAGAAAAGTAGATGTTTCATTGGTAATTCTTCTGCGACTCACCGTGTAGCAGGTTGAAAGCAAATGTACCAAGGAATTGTTTTTCAGGCATCAGCTCCGTGCGTCAGATGATGTGGTGCCACGGGCTCTGTGACGTTGGTTCCGCAGCGCATGTTCCTACACAGTTAGTTTCTCGTTCAGGCGCTGACGGTAGGCTGTAAACACACTGTCCTTGGTTACGTAACCACAATACATGCCGTCATCGTCAACAACTGGCAGAAAATGCCGACCCAGCTTGTCCATGTGCTGCATAACTTCAGACATCGGCATCGTGATGTTGACAACGTTTTTTACAGGCTGTACAATTTCGGCTACGGTTTGGTGACTCTTGCTGTCGGGTGTGTGTAACAGCGATTCCATCAAATGTTCGATACCAAGTGTCCCAACCAGCTTGCCGTTCCTGTTGGTTACCGGAAATACCGATCTGGCCGACTGCATGATGTCAGTGCGCCTGCTTTCAACGGTTTCGTCAGCAAATAAAGTTACAAAGCCATGATCTAAGACCTCACGAACGGTGAGTCCGGATAAGATCCTGTTATCATCAACTTCATCCTTGTAATCGTTACCTTGCAGAGCAATGGGTTTGGTATAAATTGAATACTTTCTGAAGTGTTTGTTGATAAAGTATGAAATAGCTGAGACCATCATGAGCGGAACCATCAGCGAATATCCTCCGGTGATTTCTGCACTCAGGAAAATACCGGTGAGAGGGGCGTGCATTACTCCGCTGATCGAGGCAGCCATGCCGGCTACAATAAAGTGTGTCACATTCACATCGGTCAGCCCGGTTTGATTCAGACCGTAGGAGAAGATAAACCCCAACAGCCCTCCTATCACCACGCTTGGTCCGAACATGCCACCATTCCCGCCGGCCGACAGCGTTACCGAGCATGCTACCGTTTTTGCAATCACTGTGAGGGTTGCGTATGCAATAAGAACCCAGGCATATTCCCGGTACGCCGAGAACATGCTATTGGCTATTAACGAAGTATAATTACCATCCAGTAGTGGCTGAATGTTAATATATCCTTCACCATAGAGTGCAGGGAATAGCGCAATCATAGTTCCGAGACTGATGCCACCAACGGCAATGCGTACCCAGGTACGTTTAATTCCGCCCAGCCAGGTGTTTATGCGTTCGTTTGCCGAGGCATAGTACACGGTATAGGCTCCGCTCAGGATGCCAAAAAGAATGTAGATCCAGAAACCGTCCTGCGTCCAGGAATCCGCTACATACACAAACAATGGCTGGTTGTACACCATCCAGGAGATCACGGAGGCTACGGCCGATGCAATTAACAGCGGCGTGATTGCCGGTATTGAAAACGAGGGGAGCAGAACCTCCAGGGCAAAGAGCATACCGGCAATTGGACTGTCAAAGGCGCCGGAAATCCCTGCGGCCCCTCCACAGGCTAGCAGGAGCGTAGTGTCGCGATAGCTTAACCCGAACAGTCGTCCAACATTCGAACCCAGTGCGGCACCACTGGCTACCGATGGTGATTCAAGGCCAACGGAGCCGCCCATTCCAACCGTTAACGCGCTGGTGATGATCTGGCTGTAGCTGTTATGGAAATCAACCCTGCTCCGATTGTATAAAATATTACGAATAATGGGAACAATCCCTTGTTTAAAAACCTGCTTTCTGAGAAATATTTTTACATACCCTGTTGTGAGTATTAAGCCCAGAATCGGCAGTACAAAGTACAGTGCGTACTTATAGGTACCGGCAATTTCATTCTGGAGGGATTCGGCAACCAGGTGAGTTGCTTTTTTTATTACCGAGGCGGCTGCGCCCCCCAGCACGCCAACAACAGCGGCAGCAATAAGCAGAAATGTTGTCTGTGATATCCGCTCCTTACGCCACCGGTTGAAAAGAATAATATATCGGAGTACAGTTCCCGTCATACGCTCTGAATTCTCAAAA
This is a stretch of genomic DNA from Ignavibacteria bacterium. It encodes these proteins:
- the rho gene encoding transcription termination factor Rho is translated as MAQRQYPYRGNRGRGYRDQRGYRDQRDQRDQREQKELAQETPESITPEPPAIAIDLAGLKSKKIAQLIEIAAQIGIEYTSDLRKQDLINKITEAENARLMKEAQRDATQVFTGVIEVLPDGYAFLRSPAYNYLPSTEDVYVSPSAVRRYGLRTGDTLKAHIRQPRDGERFAAMVRIEAINYEPFTEQRTKRVFESLTPLYPQSRLKLETAQNEFSTRVIDLISPIGKGQRGLIVSPPKAGKTILLQKLANAISRNHPEVKLIVLLIDERPEEVTDMQRSVAAEVVASTFDEPPERHVHVAEIVLEKAKRLVETKQDVVILLDSITRLARAHNTVIPQSGKLLSGGVDANALHRPKRFFGAARNVEEGGSLTIIATALVETNSRMDEVIFEEFKGTGNMELVLDRKIADRRIYPAIDVNRSGTRREELLLTQDELNKVWILRKVLGDDPPVEAMERLLEHMRSTRNNEDFLKTFNS
- a CDS encoding chloride channel protein; translated protein: MTGTVLRYIILFNRWRKERISQTTFLLIAAAVVGVLGGAAASVIKKATHLVAESLQNEIAGTYKYALYFVLPILGLILTTGYVKIFLRKQVFKQGIVPIIRNILYNRSRVDFHNSYSQIITSALTVGMGGSVGLESPSVASGAALGSNVGRLFGLSYRDTTLLLACGGAAGISGAFDSPIAGMLFALEVLLPSFSIPAITPLLIASAVASVISWMVYNQPLFVYVADSWTQDGFWIYILFGILSGAYTVYYASANERINTWLGGIKRTWVRIAVGGISLGTMIALFPALYGEGYINIQPLLDGNYTSLIANSMFSAYREYAWVLIAYATLTVIAKTVACSVTLSAGGNGGMFGPSVVIGGLLGFIFSYGLNQTGLTDVNVTHFIVAGMAASISGVMHAPLTGIFLSAEITGGYSLMVPLMMVSAISYFINKHFRKYSIYTKPIALQGNDYKDEVDDNRILSGLTVREVLDHGFVTLFADETVESRRTDIMQSARSVFPVTNRNGKLVGTLGIEHLMESLLHTPDSKSHQTVAEIVQPVKNVVNITMPMSEVMQHMDKLGRHFLPVVDDDGMYCGYVTKDSVFTAYRQRLNEKLTV